The genomic region CGCCCATGAAGTGTGGATGGCGCAATCCGGCTTCCTGACGCCCTACAAGGCCGTCAACACCGGTGCCTATGCCAACTACACGCTGAAGAAGGAAGGCGAGCTTCTGACCTCGGCCACGGCCTTCCGTTTCGACGGATCGGACCTGATGCCGGGCAAGATCGGCGCCGGCGCCTTCTGGACAGGCATGGTGGATTTCGTCGGCGGCAAGTCCGCACAGGCCGCTGCAGACGATATCCAGAAAGCCTGGGACGGCATCAAGTAAGACCCTCATCTAAAAAGCCGCCGCCGGTATCCGGCGGCGGTCAGGATGGCCGCGAGCGTCGGGGAGGACGACGATGGCGGCCGCCACAAGCAGCAATCAAATGCGCAAGGGGAGGGACTTATGATCTGGCAGATCGCTTCGGCACTGGGCGCCGTGGTTCTGGGCGTTGCCGCCTGTGCGGCTTACTTCCTGTTTTCCAACAAATTGCTCGATTTCGCATTCCCGGCCCGGGATGGCGACGACGTTTTCGTCGCATCACGCAATCTGCGGCGTCGCTCGATCATCCGACCATGGCTGTTCATCGGGCCGGCACTGCTGCTGCTGGTCGTCTATCTCGTCTATCCCGTGGTCGCGACCTTCATCCTGTCCTTCTACGACAAGGGCGGCGAGCAGTATGTCGGGCTTGCCAATTACCAGTGGGCGATCGGCGACCGCGAGTTCCGCCAGGCCATTTTCAACAACATCCTCTGGCTGGCCGTCGTGCCTGCCGCCTGCACCTTCTTCGGCCTCGTCATCGCCGTGATGACCGACCGGATCTGGTGGGGAAATATCGCGAAAAGCATCGTCTTCATGCCGATGGCGATCTCCTTCGTCGGCGCCTCCGTCATCTGGAAATTCATCTACGAATACCGTGGCGGCAACGACACCCAGATCGGCCTGCTGAACGCAATCGTGCAATTGTTCGGCGGCACGCCTGAGGTCTGGATCTCCATTCCCTTCTGGAACAACTTCTTCCTGATGATTATCCTCA from Rhizobium tumorigenes harbors:
- a CDS encoding carbohydrate ABC transporter permease translates to MIWQIASALGAVVLGVAACAAYFLFSNKLLDFAFPARDGDDVFVASRNLRRRSIIRPWLFIGPALLLLVVYLVYPVVATFILSFYDKGGEQYVGLANYQWAIGDREFRQAIFNNILWLAVVPAACTFFGLVIAVMTDRIWWGNIAKSIVFMPMAISFVGASVIWKFIYEYRGGNDTQIGLLNAIVQLFGGTPEVWISIPFWNNFFLMIILIWIQTGFAMVILSAALRGIPEETIEAAVIDGANGWQIFWKIMVPQIWGTIAVVWTTITILVLKVFDIVLTMTNGQWDSMVLANLMFNWMFRGGGDSGRSAVIALIIMVAVMPIMVWNVRRANQETGEH